One segment of Coffea arabica cultivar ET-39 chromosome 7c, Coffea Arabica ET-39 HiFi, whole genome shotgun sequence DNA contains the following:
- the LOC113699214 gene encoding probable 6-phosphogluconolactonase 4, chloroplastic isoform X2 translates to MAGVSDEKTQGKVQVFDSEEDLALALAKYVAHLSNQFVRERGAFTVVLSGGSLIKSLRKLVDAPHIDSVDWARWHIFWVDERVVPKDHPDSNYLLAHNGFLSKVPIPSGNVYAINDALSAEGAADDYETCLKHLVHNKIIELSGTTGFPKFDLMLLGMGPDGHVASLFPGHPLVQESKKWVAYIKDSPKPPPERITFSFPVINSSAHVALVVAGAGKADVIRKALGSDDQKSDLLPVQMVSPEGNLAWFLDKDAASKL, encoded by the exons ATGGCTGGGGTTTCAGATGAGAAAACTCAAGGCAAAGTGCAAGTTTTTGACTCAGAGGAGGATCTGGCATTGGCACTAGCAAAATATGTTGCCCATCTCTCAAATCAATttgtgagagagagaggtgcTTTTACAGTTGTTCTATCCGGCGGTTCTCTTATCAAGTCTCTCAG GAAATTAGTGGATGCGCCTCATATTGATTCGGTGGATTGGGCAAGATGGCATATTTTCTGGGTTGATGAAAGAGTAGTTCCTAAGGATCACCCTGATAGCAATTATTTACTCGCTCATAATGGCTTCTTGTCCAAG GTACCAATTCCTTCTGGCAATGTATATGCCATTAATGATGCATTGTCTGCTGAGGGTGCTGCAGATGACTATGAGACCTGCCTCAAGCATTTGGTACACAATAAGATAATAGAATTATCTGGCACCACTGGATTTCCAAAGTTTGATCTTATGCTTTTGGGCATGGGCCCAGATGGACATGTAGCATCTCTTTTCCCGGGGCATCCACTTGttcaagaaagcaagaaatGGGTTGCCTACATCAAGGACTCACCAAAACCTCCCCCAGAGAGGATAACTTTCTCATTCCCAGTGATAAACTCTTCTGCACATGTTGCACTTGTTGTGGCAGGAGCTGGTAAAGCTGATGTAATCCGTAAAGCACTGGGCAGTGATGATCAGAAATCTGATCTGCTTCCAGTGCAAATGGTTTCCCCTGAAGGGAACTTGGCTTGGTTTTTGGACAAGGATGCTGCTTCAAAGCTGTAA
- the LOC113699214 gene encoding probable 6-phosphogluconolactonase 4, chloroplastic isoform X1, which produces MASCYLVLPSPVRTIPNCLTSFTRSLPSVQLACQPVVFKPISCSLGPKEELSVTNLNFKKQLCRAKASMAGVSDEKTQGKVQVFDSEEDLALALAKYVAHLSNQFVRERGAFTVVLSGGSLIKSLRKLVDAPHIDSVDWARWHIFWVDERVVPKDHPDSNYLLAHNGFLSKVPIPSGNVYAINDALSAEGAADDYETCLKHLVHNKIIELSGTTGFPKFDLMLLGMGPDGHVASLFPGHPLVQESKKWVAYIKDSPKPPPERITFSFPVINSSAHVALVVAGAGKADVIRKALGSDDQKSDLLPVQMVSPEGNLAWFLDKDAASKL; this is translated from the exons ATGGCTTCTTGCTATCTTGTTCTTCCCTCTCCTGTGCGCACAATACCAAATTGTCTGACTTCATTCACGCGATCACTGCCTTCTGTTCAATTGGCTTGTCAACCTGTAGTATTTAAGCCCATTTCTTGCTCACTCGGACCAAAAGAAGAATTATCTGTGACTAATTTGAATTTTAAGAAGCAACTCTGTAGAGCAAAGGCATCTATGGCTGGGGTTTCAGATGAGAAAACTCAAGGCAAAGTGCAAGTTTTTGACTCAGAGGAGGATCTGGCATTGGCACTAGCAAAATATGTTGCCCATCTCTCAAATCAATttgtgagagagagaggtgcTTTTACAGTTGTTCTATCCGGCGGTTCTCTTATCAAGTCTCTCAG GAAATTAGTGGATGCGCCTCATATTGATTCGGTGGATTGGGCAAGATGGCATATTTTCTGGGTTGATGAAAGAGTAGTTCCTAAGGATCACCCTGATAGCAATTATTTACTCGCTCATAATGGCTTCTTGTCCAAG GTACCAATTCCTTCTGGCAATGTATATGCCATTAATGATGCATTGTCTGCTGAGGGTGCTGCAGATGACTATGAGACCTGCCTCAAGCATTTGGTACACAATAAGATAATAGAATTATCTGGCACCACTGGATTTCCAAAGTTTGATCTTATGCTTTTGGGCATGGGCCCAGATGGACATGTAGCATCTCTTTTCCCGGGGCATCCACTTGttcaagaaagcaagaaatGGGTTGCCTACATCAAGGACTCACCAAAACCTCCCCCAGAGAGGATAACTTTCTCATTCCCAGTGATAAACTCTTCTGCACATGTTGCACTTGTTGTGGCAGGAGCTGGTAAAGCTGATGTAATCCGTAAAGCACTGGGCAGTGATGATCAGAAATCTGATCTGCTTCCAGTGCAAATGGTTTCCCCTGAAGGGAACTTGGCTTGGTTTTTGGACAAGGATGCTGCTTCAAAGCTGTAA